From the genome of Fusobacterium varium, one region includes:
- a CDS encoding ADP-glyceromanno-heptose 6-epimerase: MEVLVTGAKGFIGKNLVERLSRIDGIVIHQFDKENSIDEIEEYIEKIDFIFHLAGINRPENPEEFYKGNRDTIKELIDVIEKRKLKIPILVTSSIQAEKDNDYGKSKLEGEIF; encoded by the coding sequence ATGGAAGTTCTTGTAACAGGTGCAAAAGGCTTTATAGGGAAAAATCTTGTAGAAAGATTATCAAGAATAGATGGGATTGTTATTCACCAATTTGACAAAGAAAACAGTATAGATGAAATTGAAGAATATATAGAAAAAATAGATTTTATCTTTCATCTTGCAGGAATAAACAGACCAGAGAATCCAGAAGAATTCTATAAAGGGAATAGAGATACTATAAAAGAGCTGATAGATGTAATAGAAAAGAGAAAACTAAAAATACCTATTCTAGTAACTTCGTCGATTCAGGCAGAAAAAGATAATGATTATGGAAAGAGTAAGTTAGAGGGAGAAATTTTTTAA
- the capD_3 gene encoding UDP-glucose 4-epimerase, whose amino-acid sequence MFKDKVLLITGGTGSFGNAVLRRFLKTDIGEIRIFSRDEKKQDDMRKIYNNPKLKFYIGDVRDYNSVMDVMRGVDFVFHAAALKQVPSCEFYPVQAVYTNILGTENVLNAAIASKVKK is encoded by the coding sequence ATGTTTAAAGATAAGGTTTTATTAATAACAGGAGGAACAGGGTCATTTGGAAATGCTGTACTCAGGAGATTTTTAAAAACTGATATTGGAGAAATAAGAATTTTTTCAAGAGATGAAAAAAAACAGGATGATATGAGAAAAATATATAATAATCCTAAATTAAAGTTCTATATAGGAGATGTAAGAGACTATAACTCAGTAATGGATGTAATGAGGGGAGTAGATTTTGTATTTCATGCAGCAGCTCTTAAACAGGTACCATCATGTGAATTTTATCCAGTACAGGCTGTTTATACTAATATATTAGGAACAGAAAATGTTTTAAATGCAGCAATAGCATCTAAAGTAAAAAAGTAG
- the capD_2 gene encoding UDP-glucose 4-epimerase has product MGMSKALMEKVIVAKGRNLKDDDTTICLTRYGNVMASRGSVIPLFIDQVRHGKSITVTDPNMTRFMMSLDQAVDLVLFAFKNGKNGDLFIQKSPAATIEVLAHAMKDILGRPEHEVKIIGTRHGEKLYEVLMTKEEKVRAIDMGEYFRVPADGRDLNYSKYFEDGQEVITQADEYNSHNTYRLNEEELKKMILDLYEVQDELKEFGVK; this is encoded by the coding sequence ATGGGAATGTCAAAAGCGCTTATGGAGAAAGTGATAGTAGCAAAGGGAAGGAATTTAAAAGATGATGACACTACAATATGCCTTACAAGATATGGAAATGTAATGGCATCACGTGGTTCAGTAATTCCTTTATTTATAGATCAGGTAAGACATGGAAAGTCGATAACAGTAACAGATCCGAATATGACAAGATTTATGATGAGTTTAGATCAAGCAGTAGATTTAGTATTATTTGCATTTAAAAATGGAAAGAATGGAGATCTATTTATCCAAAAATCACCAGCAGCAACAATTGAAGTTCTTGCTCACGCAATGAAGGATATATTAGGAAGACCAGAACATGAAGTAAAAATAATAGGAACAAGACATGGAGAAAAACTTTATGAGGTCCTAATGACAAAAGAGGAAAAAGTAAGAGCAATAGATATGGGAGAATATTTTAGAGTTCCAGCAGATGGAAGAGATCTTAATTATTCAAAATATTTTGAAGATGGACAGGAAGTTATTACACAGGCAGATGAATATAATTCTCATAATACATATAGATTAAATGAAGAAGAATTAAAAAAGATGATTTTAGACCTATATGAAGTGCAAGATGAATTAAAAGAATTTGGGGTGAAATAG
- the galE_2 gene encoding UDP-glucose 4-epimerase, whose translation MENKKKTLMITGASGFIGTNFIERYKDKYNIVPVDLLKVKPEEIEFEGIDTVLHLAALVHQMNGAPREKYFEVNTELTRKVAEAAKKNKVKHFVFYSTVAVYGTHGSLNEKLILTKESKVNPKTPYAQSKWEAEKILKNLENSNFKISILRPPMVYGENCPGNMKKLEKLVKVFPILPFGNDENKRTLVHIDKLLEITKEVIDKEILGIIIPKNDEEMSIKEIVEEIIKKKIKRNY comes from the coding sequence ATGGAGAATAAGAAAAAGACTCTTATGATAACAGGAGCATCAGGGTTTATAGGAACAAATTTTATAGAAAGATATAAAGATAAATATAATATAGTTCCAGTAGATTTGTTAAAAGTAAAACCTGAAGAGATTGAATTTGAGGGTATAGATACAGTACTCCATTTAGCAGCTCTGGTTCATCAGATGAATGGAGCTCCAAGAGAGAAATATTTTGAAGTGAATACAGAACTCACAAGAAAAGTAGCAGAGGCAGCAAAGAAGAATAAAGTTAAACATTTTGTTTTTTACAGCACAGTAGCTGTTTATGGAACACATGGAAGTCTTAATGAAAAATTAATATTAACTAAAGAATCAAAAGTAAATCCTAAAACACCATATGCTCAAAGTAAGTGGGAAGCAGAAAAAATTTTAAAAAATTTAGAAAACAGTAATTTTAAAATATCAATATTAAGACCTCCAATGGTATATGGAGAAAATTGTCCTGGAAATATGAAAAAATTAGAAAAATTAGTAAAAGTATTTCCAATACTTCCATTTGGCAATGATGAAAACAAAAGAACATTAGTACATATAGATAAATTATTAGAAATAACAAAAGAAGTGATAGATAAAGAAATTTTAGGAATAATTATTCCTAAAAATGATGAGGAAATGTCAATAAAAGAGATAGTAGAAGAGATAATTAAAAAGAAAATAAAGAGAAACTATTAA
- the wcaJ_3 gene encoding Putative colanic biosynthesis UDP-glucose lipid carrier transferase — MFLKRVFDILASFLGIIFFLPLMILTGLIIKFTSPGPILFKQKRLTIGVREFTIYKFRSMRTDFDKDAKGIQVKGSSSAITPIGKFIRKTKIDELPQLFNILIGDMSFIGPRPELPRRLKYYSERDKGIFKVRSGISSPASIVFSDEEYLMNQVSDPERFYIEQIMPYKIELNLYYVENRTFWNDIYLIIATFLKIINKAKIQWIVKDEILLNKKNELVGKIGVEY; from the coding sequence ATGTTTTTAAAGAGAGTATTTGATATATTAGCATCATTTTTAGGAATAATATTCTTTTTACCTTTAATGATACTGACAGGATTAATTATAAAATTTACTTCTCCTGGACCAATATTATTTAAGCAGAAAAGACTGACAATAGGAGTAAGAGAATTTACTATATATAAGTTTAGGAGTATGAGGACAGATTTTGATAAAGATGCTAAAGGTATACAGGTAAAGGGGAGCAGCAGCGCAATAACACCAATAGGGAAATTTATTAGAAAGACAAAGATAGATGAACTTCCACAACTTTTTAATATTCTTATTGGGGATATGAGCTTTATAGGACCAAGACCAGAACTTCCAAGAAGATTAAAATACTATTCTGAAAGAGATAAGGGAATATTTAAAGTAAGAAGTGGAATATCATCACCAGCAAGTATAGTATTTTCAGATGAGGAATATTTGATGAATCAGGTTTCAGATCCAGAAAGATTCTATATAGAGCAGATAATGCCATATAAGATAGAACTTAATTTGTACTATGTAGAAAATAGAACCTTTTGGAATGATATTTATCTGATAATAGCTACTTTTTTAAAGATAATAAATAAAGCAAAAATTCAATGGATAGTAAAAGATGAAATACTTTTAAATAAGAAGAATGAGTTAGTAGGAAAAATAGGAGTTGAATATTGA